In one window of Cellulophaga sp. HaHa_2_95 DNA:
- the gyrB gene encoding DNA topoisomerase (ATP-hydrolyzing) subunit B translates to MSEEANKDEQKKNNYSADSIQALEGMEHVRMRPSMYIGDVGVRGLHHLVYEVVDNSIDEAMGGHCDTISVAINEDNSITVRDNGRGIPVDIHKKEGVSALQVVMTKIGAGGKFDKDSYKVSGGLHGVGVSCVNALSTHLKATVFRNGTIYEQEYEKGKALYPVKSIGETEIRGTEVTFYPDETIFTQTTEFSYETLSNRMRELSYLNKGVAITMTDKRQKDKDSPSGFVEERFFSEEGLKEFIKFLDGNREPLINGVISMEGEKNGIPVEVAMVYNTSYTENLHSYVNNINTHEGGTHLSGFRRGLTSTLKKYADASGMLDKLKFEIQGDDFREGLTAIISVKVGEPQFEGQTKTKLGNREVSAAVSQAVSEMLSDYLEENPDDAKVIVQKVVLAATARHAATKAREMVQRKTVMSIGGLPGKLSDCSDQDPVNCEVFLVEGDSAGGTAKQGRDRMFQAILPLRGKILNVEKAMTHKVFENEEIKNIYTALGVTIGTEEDSKALNLDKLRYHKVVIMCDADVDGSHIETLILTFFFRYMRELIEGGHVYIATPPLYLVKKGTKKRYAWNDKERDEIAESFNGSVGIQRYKGLGEMNAEQLWDTTMNPEFRTLRQVTIDNATETDRVFSMLMGDEVPPRREFIEKNAVYANIDA, encoded by the coding sequence ATGAGCGAAGAAGCAAATAAAGACGAGCAAAAAAAGAATAATTACTCAGCGGATAGTATTCAAGCCCTAGAGGGTATGGAACACGTGCGTATGCGTCCTTCCATGTATATTGGAGATGTAGGAGTTAGAGGTTTACATCACTTGGTATACGAGGTTGTAGATAACTCTATTGATGAAGCAATGGGTGGGCATTGTGATACGATAAGTGTTGCAATTAATGAAGATAACTCCATTACGGTTAGAGATAACGGTCGTGGTATTCCAGTAGATATTCACAAGAAAGAAGGTGTATCGGCATTACAAGTTGTAATGACTAAGATTGGTGCTGGGGGTAAGTTTGATAAAGATTCTTATAAAGTATCAGGTGGTTTACATGGGGTAGGGGTATCGTGTGTGAATGCATTATCTACGCATTTAAAGGCTACCGTATTCCGCAATGGTACTATTTATGAACAAGAATACGAAAAAGGAAAAGCACTTTACCCGGTAAAAAGTATTGGAGAAACAGAGATTAGAGGTACAGAAGTTACGTTCTATCCAGATGAAACTATCTTTACTCAGACTACAGAGTTTAGTTACGAAACGCTTTCTAATAGAATGCGTGAGCTTTCTTACTTGAACAAAGGTGTTGCTATTACAATGACAGATAAGCGTCAAAAAGATAAAGACAGTCCTAGTGGTTTCGTAGAAGAGCGTTTCTTTTCAGAAGAAGGGCTAAAAGAATTTATAAAATTCCTAGACGGAAATCGTGAGCCATTAATTAATGGTGTGATTTCTATGGAAGGGGAGAAAAACGGAATTCCTGTGGAGGTTGCGATGGTCTATAATACATCGTATACAGAGAATTTACATTCTTACGTAAATAATATAAACACGCATGAGGGTGGAACACATTTATCTGGTTTTAGAAGAGGATTAACAAGTACTTTAAAAAAGTATGCGGATGCTTCTGGAATGTTAGATAAATTGAAGTTCGAGATTCAAGGAGATGATTTTAGAGAGGGATTAACTGCTATTATATCTGTAAAAGTTGGTGAGCCACAATTTGAGGGTCAGACGAAAACTAAATTAGGTAACCGTGAGGTCTCTGCTGCGGTTAGTCAGGCGGTTTCAGAAATGTTATCAGATTACTTAGAAGAGAATCCTGATGATGCTAAAGTAATTGTACAGAAAGTTGTTCTTGCAGCTACTGCACGTCATGCCGCTACCAAAGCGCGTGAAATGGTACAACGTAAAACAGTAATGAGTATCGGTGGGTTACCTGGTAAACTATCAGATTGTTCTGATCAAGACCCTGTAAATTGCGAAGTATTCCTTGTAGAGGGAGATTCGGCGGGTGGTACGGCTAAACAAGGTCGTGATCGTATGTTTCAGGCTATTTTGCCATTAAGAGGTAAGATTCTTAATGTGGAAAAAGCAATGACGCACAAGGTTTTTGAAAATGAAGAGATTAAAAATATCTATACTGCCTTAGGGGTGACTATAGGTACCGAAGAGGATAGTAAAGCGCTTAACCTAGATAAGCTTCGTTACCATAAGGTAGTGATTATGTGTGATGCGGATGTCGATGGTAGTCATATTGAGACTCTTATTTTAACATTCTTTTTTAGATATATGCGAGAGTTGATAGAAGGTGGTCATGTTTACATAGCTACTCCTCCATTATACTTAGTGAAAAAAGGAACTAAAAAACGTTACGCTTGGAATGATAAAGAGCGTGATGAGATAGCAGAAAGCTTTAATGGTAGTGTTGGTATACAACGTTACAAAGGTCTTGGAGAGATGAACGCAGAACAATTGTGGGATACAACCATGAATCCGGAGTTTAGAACATTAAGACAAGTAACTATTGATAATGCGACAGAAACAGATCGTGTTTTCTCTATGTTGATGGGTGATGAGGTTCCGCCAAGAAGAGAATTTATAGAGAAAAATGCTGTATATGCGAACATTGATGCATAG
- a CDS encoding DUF6588 family protein translates to MKHVFLFVSLIMCASGAAQSNFNDIFAAGVADAERFTNAYMAPLSEGMVYSISNGWYNSGEAKPLGGFEISIIGNMASFKNKEDKKTFVLNTADYDNLQFVDGSVSKIVSSGLGDLEGIRVFVEGEIAPGITSREEFGLPTGLASENINFVPSAFLQVSVGLIKGTEIKARFLPKIDTDDVAVGFYGVGLQHEFTSLLPAEKIWPVAISGVIGYTHLTGTYNFTDTDLIAGDNQEIDAKINSWNFQAVVSTKLPIINFYGGLGYISGNSKTDVLGTYIVQQGPFQQTIEDPFSLTKKVSGATANIGTKLKLGFFRLHADYTIAQFNSLSVGVNFGFR, encoded by the coding sequence ATGAAACATGTTTTTCTATTTGTCAGTTTAATAATGTGTGCATCAGGAGCGGCGCAATCTAATTTCAACGATATTTTTGCTGCTGGCGTTGCAGATGCAGAACGTTTTACAAACGCCTATATGGCACCATTATCAGAAGGTATGGTATATAGCATTTCTAACGGATGGTATAATTCTGGAGAAGCGAAACCGCTTGGTGGTTTTGAGATTTCCATTATAGGAAACATGGCTTCTTTTAAAAATAAAGAAGACAAAAAGACTTTCGTGTTAAATACTGCTGATTATGATAATTTACAATTTGTAGACGGTAGTGTTTCTAAGATAGTTTCTTCAGGTCTAGGAGATCTTGAAGGGATCCGAGTGTTTGTAGAAGGAGAGATAGCTCCGGGGATAACCAGTAGAGAAGAGTTTGGATTACCAACAGGCTTGGCGTCTGAAAATATCAACTTTGTTCCTTCCGCATTTTTACAAGTTAGTGTAGGTCTTATTAAGGGTACTGAGATTAAAGCTCGTTTTCTTCCAAAAATAGATACTGACGATGTGGCTGTTGGTTTCTATGGGGTTGGTTTGCAACATGAATTTACAAGCTTATTGCCAGCAGAGAAAATTTGGCCAGTGGCTATTTCGGGAGTTATTGGGTATACGCATTTAACCGGTACTTATAATTTTACAGATACAGATCTTATTGCAGGAGATAATCAGGAAATTGATGCAAAAATAAATTCATGGAATTTTCAAGCAGTGGTCTCTACAAAACTACCAATTATCAATTTTTATGGTGGTTTAGGGTATATCTCAGGGAATTCTAAGACAGATGTATTAGGTACATATATTGTGCAGCAAGGACCTTTTCAGCAAACTATAGAAGACCCTTTTTCTTTAACTAAAAAAGTTTCGGGAGCTACGGCAAACATAGGAACAAAATTAAAGCTAGGTTTTTTTAGGCTGCATGCAGATTATACAATCGCGCAATTTAATAGTTTATCTGTAGGGGTAAACTTTGGATTTAGGTAG